One genomic window of Sphingopyxis sp. OPL5 includes the following:
- a CDS encoding amidohydrolase family protein produces the protein MGEVENGTVVVRDGRIAAAGSGVAVPTGMRTIDARGAIVTPGLIAVNTALGLLEVSSVDGSVDNKTRNSGISASFDVQYGLNPASTLIPIARLGGVTHAVVMPDYDDSDKERELPFAGKAALISLGEGANILHRPGVGMMLELGEDGAARVGGSRAAEFVQLRQIFDLARQAPRDEYPFELSQADVAALRPVLAGTMPLIIVVHRAADIQQVLKLARDYRLKIILSGAEEAWRVADEIAAARVPVLINPTSNIPSNFDMLGASLQNASILKAAGVEIAIGGNDAGHRVREMRYNAGLAVSRGLPYAAGIEALTLAPARIFGVADQMGSIAAGKAADIVIWDGDPLEPLTQPTAIFIAGKEQPMTSRATELGKRYTR, from the coding sequence GTGGGCGAAGTCGAGAATGGCACGGTCGTCGTCCGCGACGGGCGAATTGCCGCGGCCGGCTCCGGGGTCGCAGTGCCCACGGGCATGCGCACCATCGACGCACGCGGCGCGATCGTCACGCCCGGTCTCATCGCGGTGAACACCGCGCTCGGGCTGCTCGAGGTGAGCTCGGTCGACGGTTCGGTCGACAACAAGACGCGCAATTCGGGGATCAGCGCCTCGTTCGACGTCCAATATGGACTCAATCCGGCCTCGACGCTGATCCCGATCGCGCGGCTCGGCGGCGTCACGCACGCCGTCGTGATGCCCGACTATGACGACAGCGACAAGGAACGCGAACTGCCCTTCGCGGGCAAGGCGGCGCTGATCTCGCTCGGCGAGGGCGCCAATATCCTGCACCGGCCGGGCGTGGGCATGATGCTCGAACTCGGCGAGGATGGCGCCGCGCGCGTCGGGGGCTCGCGCGCCGCCGAATTCGTGCAGCTTCGCCAGATTTTCGACCTCGCGCGCCAGGCGCCGCGCGACGAATATCCCTTCGAACTCTCGCAGGCCGATGTCGCGGCGCTGAGGCCCGTGCTCGCGGGCACGATGCCGCTGATCATCGTCGTCCACCGCGCCGCCGATATCCAACAGGTGCTGAAGCTCGCGCGCGACTACAGGCTCAAGATCATCCTGAGCGGCGCCGAGGAAGCCTGGCGCGTCGCGGACGAGATTGCCGCGGCAAGGGTCCCCGTTCTCATCAACCCGACGTCGAACATCCCGTCGAACTTCGACATGCTCGGGGCGTCGCTACAGAATGCCTCGATCCTGAAGGCTGCAGGCGTCGAAATCGCGATCGGCGGCAACGACGCCGGTCATCGCGTCCGCGAGATGCGATACAATGCCGGCCTCGCGGTGTCGCGCGGCCTGCCCTACGCCGCCGGCATCGAAGCACTCACGCTCGCGCCCGCGCGCATCTTCGGCGTCGCCGACCAGATGGGCTCGATTGCGGCAGGCAAGGCCGCCGACATCGTGATCTGGGACGGCGATCCGCTCGAACCGCTCACCCAGCCAACCGCGATCTTCATCGCCGGCAAAGAACAACCGATGACGTCGCGCGCCACCGAGCTCGGCAAGCGCTACACGCGCTAA
- a CDS encoding amidohydrolase — MTYLPSDNNPSPRGPRLARAFLLGTGLALLAGCSAAASSARPADAPPPPAAPAAAVPEPFASTYAPRPAADTAIVGASILTGTGTRIDNGTVLMAAGKIVAVGADVAVPAGARVIDGRGKWVTPGIIDAHSHLGVFPAPGVQGHADGNENIDPYTAHVWAEHSIWPQDPVFTKARAGGVTSLLILPGSANLFGGRGVSVKNVPAVTVQQMKFPGAPYTLKMACGENPKGRYGSRGRAPATRMGEVAGFRRAWIDAAEYGRKVDVYEKKRARGEAAEAPKRDLGLETLAGVLKGDILVQNHCYRADEMAVMLDVGHEFGYKTRAFHHAVEAYKIADLLVADDVCVATWATRWGFKMEAYDAIEENAAILSKAGVCVAIHSDEQRLIQRLNVESAVAIAAGRRAGIDISQEEAIKWITLNPAKIMGIADRTGSLEPGKMADVVLWSKNPFSVYAIAEKVFIDGALILDTSDPATRYRSDFEIGQPVGEE, encoded by the coding sequence GTGACATATCTGCCCTCGGACAATAATCCTTCACCGCGCGGGCCCCGCCTTGCGCGGGCCTTCCTTCTCGGCACGGGCCTTGCCCTGCTCGCCGGCTGTTCGGCCGCCGCATCGAGCGCCCGGCCCGCCGACGCGCCGCCGCCGCCCGCCGCCCCGGCAGCCGCAGTGCCCGAGCCCTTCGCCAGCACCTATGCGCCGCGCCCCGCGGCCGACACCGCGATCGTCGGCGCGTCGATCCTCACCGGCACCGGGACACGGATCGACAATGGCACCGTGCTGATGGCAGCGGGCAAGATCGTCGCGGTCGGCGCCGACGTCGCCGTCCCCGCGGGCGCGCGCGTCATCGATGGGCGTGGCAAATGGGTCACGCCCGGGATCATCGACGCCCATTCGCACCTCGGCGTCTTCCCGGCGCCCGGCGTCCAGGGCCACGCCGACGGTAATGAGAATATCGATCCTTATACCGCGCATGTCTGGGCCGAGCATTCGATCTGGCCGCAGGACCCGGTGTTCACCAAGGCGCGCGCCGGCGGCGTCACAAGTCTCCTCATCCTCCCCGGTTCGGCCAATCTCTTCGGCGGTCGCGGCGTCAGCGTGAAAAATGTCCCCGCCGTCACGGTCCAGCAGATGAAGTTCCCCGGCGCGCCCTACACCCTCAAGATGGCATGCGGCGAGAATCCGAAGGGCCGCTACGGCAGTCGCGGACGCGCGCCCGCCACCCGGATGGGCGAAGTCGCCGGCTTCCGCCGCGCGTGGATTGACGCCGCCGAATATGGCCGCAAGGTCGACGTCTATGAAAAGAAGCGCGCCCGCGGCGAGGCGGCCGAGGCGCCCAAGCGGGACCTTGGCCTCGAGACGCTCGCAGGTGTGCTCAAGGGCGACATTCTCGTCCAGAATCATTGCTACCGCGCCGACGAAATGGCGGTGATGCTCGATGTCGGTCACGAATTCGGCTACAAGACGCGCGCCTTCCACCATGCGGTGGAAGCCTATAAGATCGCGGACCTGCTCGTCGCCGACGACGTCTGCGTCGCAACCTGGGCGACGCGCTGGGGCTTCAAGATGGAAGCCTATGACGCGATCGAGGAAAATGCCGCGATCCTGAGCAAGGCGGGCGTCTGCGTCGCGATCCATTCCGACGAGCAGCGGCTGATCCAGCGCCTCAACGTCGAAAGCGCGGTGGCGATCGCCGCCGGACGGCGGGCGGGGATCGATATATCGCAGGAAGAGGCGATCAAGTGGATCACGCTCAACCCGGCGAAGATCATGGGCATTGCCGACCGCACTGGCTCGCTCGAGCCCGGAAAGATGGCCGATGTGGTGTTGTGGAGCAAGAATCCGTTCAGCGTCTATGCGATCGCCGAGAAGGTCTTCATCGACGGCGCGCTCATCCTCGACACGAGCGATCCGGCAACGCGCTACAGAAGCGATTTTGAAATCGGCCAACCGGTCGGGGAGGAATGA